The following are encoded in a window of Panicum virgatum strain AP13 chromosome 5N, P.virgatum_v5, whole genome shotgun sequence genomic DNA:
- the LOC120672783 gene encoding F-box/FBD/LRR-repeat protein At1g13570-like — MDAIRQCVLGCLPVPAVTMAGALSAADDHDGEDHISALPDELLREVVSRLPIKDAARTAALSPRWRRVWRSTPLVLYDAHLFPSSGEDARVAAIRRILAGHPWPLRTVHLVHCFLGVHERDLDLDEWSRLLAAGDVQDLVFISQPPMPLPADILRCAELRRLYLGFWEFPDTRSLPDGAGAFPRLRELVLLNTRIEDRDLDNMLATSPELETLGLVVSYGLPEVVRIRGKKLQCVLFWVSMAVELALVDAPCLERLIMWHTCSPVFDESDDEPRMRVRITCAPELKVLGYLELGAHELQIEHTVIKADTKLSPSSMVPSVKILALVVNFSVSTEVRMLASVLRCFPNIETLHVESTIADKPTGEHYAEFFEELSPIECVWNHIKKMVLHNFRGDISEIAFLKFITQRANELQKLILVLPGEALLEAGQDLVGALAILLLASKACTVLLAGPIVERGWNFHRASDLSIGDPFLLEHEQELFCLIKKGELIV; from the exons aTGGACGCGATCCGCCAATGCGTCTTGGGCTGCCTCCCCGTCCCCGCCGTCACCATGGCCGGCGCGCTGTCGGCCGCGGACGACCACGACGGCGAGGACCACATCAGCGCACTCCCCGACGAGCTCCTCCGCGAGGTCGTCTCCCGCCTCCCCATCAAGGacgccgcgcgcaccgccgcgcTCTCCCCGCGGTGGCGCCGCGTCTGGCGCTCCACGCCGCTCGTCCTCTACGACGCGCACCTCTTCCCCTCCAGCGGTGAGGACGCGCGCGTCGCGGCCATTCGCCGCATCCTCGCGGGCCACCCGTGGCCGCTCCGCACGGTCCACCTCGTCCACTGCTTCCTCGGGGTTCATGAGCGCGACCTCGACCTCGACGAGTGGTCGCGACTCCTCGCTGCCGGGGACGTCCAGGACCTCGTCTTCATCAGCCAGCCGCCGATGCCCCTCCCCGCCGACATCCTCCGCTGCGCCGAGCTCCGTCGGCTCTACCTCGGGTTCTGGGAGTTCCCGGACACGCGCAGCCTCCCCGACGGGGCTGGCGCCTTCCCTCGCCTCCGGGAGTTGGTCCTCCTCAACACCCGCATCGAGGACCGCGACCTCGACAACATGCTCGCTACCAGCCCCGAGCTCGAGACCCTCGGCCTCGTCGTCAGCTACGGCCTGCCAGAGGTTGTTCGCATTCGTGGCAAAAAGCTCCAGTGCGTCCTCTTTTGGGTGTCCATGGCGGTGGAACTCGCATTGGTGGATGCGCCTTGCCTGGAGCGGCTCATCATGTGGCATACGTGCTCTCCTGTATTTGATGAGTCTGATGACGAGCCACGCATGAGGGTCAGGATTACTTGTGCACCTGAGCTGAAGGTGCTTGGATACTTGGAGCTGGGAGCTCACGAGCTTCAGATTGAGCATACCGTCATCAAG GCTGACACAAAGTTGAGCCCAAGCTCCATGGTCCCAAGTGTCAAGATTTTGGCGTTGGTGGTGAATTTTAGTGTCTCCACAGAAGTTCGGATGCTTGCCAGCGTCCTCAGATGTTTTCCCAACATTGAGACCCTGCATGTGGAG TCTACTATAGCTGACAAACCAACTGGCGAGCACTATGCGGAGTTCTTTGAGGAGCTCAGTCCAATTGAATGCGTGTGGAACCACATCAAGAAGATGGTTCTCCATAATTTTCGAGGGGACATAAGTGAGATAGCATTCCTTAAGTTCATAACGCAGAGAGCGAATGAGCTCCAGAAGTTGATACTTGTGTTGCCTGGTGAAGCACTCCTTGAAGCGGGTCAGGATCTAGTGGGAGCTCTAGCTATTCTGCTATTGGCTAGTAAAGCATGCACGGTTTTGCTTGCGGGGCCTATAGTGGAGCGTGGTTGGAACTTCCACAGGGCATCCGATCTTTCTATTGGCGACCCTTTTCTTTTGGAACATGAGCAGGAGCTATTCTGTCTCATCAAAAAAGGAGAATTAATAGTCTGA